GTAGACACCCTGGTAAGCATTTTAGTTtctaccaataaaaacaaaagaaaaaaaaatagtgcaaCAAGTACAACACTAAAAATCCGATTACTACAATCCTATCGAGACAATCCCCTTTCCATCACTAAAAATGAAATTCAGGGTGCCTTTGGTACTCATTTTGTAGCCACTTTAGCTGGACCTTCTTGCAATCGCAAAGTGCTGCAAACATGTGCCTACCTTGCTCTTTTTCCATGAAGTAGAGGGTGCTAAATAGATGAAGGTAATGACCTGAGTGCACCTCGGGAAGACTTAACACCATGTCCAGAATTGCTTTAACCTAAGTAGTTGCTGTGGAAGCAAATGGTGTATGGGTACTTACACTTCTACTTTCAAGAAAACCTCTGAGATGCTCTTCAAAGAGTCGGACATCTTTTGCGCAACTGAacgctttttatttatttataaatttcttgCAAATTGGCTTGAAAAGGTGGACACTGGTTGCCAAGCCTTTCCCCTTAGTCACTGTCGGTCTTGCCCTTGACGATGATGGACCTTCAACCTCCATTGCGTCAACATTCAAAAAGGGTTCACATTGGGGGTCAACAAATTTTGTGCTATCAGTGGAGTCCTCAGACCCTTCGGTGGTTTCCTTTGGCATTTGACCACTCGTGCAGAATGCATTTTTCCCTGTTGCAACCGTGCCTTTATACATGATGTTTAGCAACTCACGATTCAGCAAATGTTTATTTTTGAAGGTTTTTGTATTGGGACATGCCTACATGTGGAGAACCAGTAGTTAGAACACAATAATATAGTTGTAAACAGTAAAGTTTTTCACAATTATGTAAAGTAAACTAACCGCAATCTTTTGGGTCCACCACTCATCATTGGCCTGAAGCAACCCAGTGCCAGCATCATAACCCAACCTAGTCTCATTGTCAAAACACTCGTTATACTGCCTCCACCCTTTTTTCAGATGATCCCATTTGTTTTTAATCTGCAGGTAAGTCACCACTTTTCCCATGTCACCCAACTGCTGAATCACTGCATCAACCCCAGTTTTGGACAGAAATCCTCCATTCCTCTTGCCTTCTTGGACTTGAACAGCACAGAACTCACAAAAAGCTTGTAGTTCCTTAAGGTCTTTCCAGTCAGCTCTCGGATCATTACTACCACCATCCTTCGATTTCTCCTTAACCATGTTTGCTACAACTTCCTTCTATACTCATTGAGGCATTTCAACAAACAGTTCGTGTGCATATCATATAATCAGTTAGGCATGCCCCCATGAAAAATGCAAAGTAAACTCACATATATCCAAATACAACAGAGGTAGGAAGAGAATATACATGTGGTATTACATGAAGGATCAAGAAACCCACATTATAGTGTCatggaaaacacaaaagaacCACACACAAACGTTGAACACAAACACCACACACAACcgttgaacaaaaaaaaaaaagcacagaTTGATGAAGCCTCATGGATCACAATATAACCACACCAACAGATCAGAGAGCATGAGAAGTTAGACACAACTTACCCATGAATGCAGAGACCCACAGTGGCGGCAACGATGTCCCAAGCGGAGAGAAGGTTCGCTCGCATGAAGGAAGAATAGAGGGGGTCTATTCAGAGAGTTCCGCGTAATGGGTTTTCTTCTACCGTGTGTGCTCTGTTTTGATGGTTTTGTGGTTGGTGGGTAGGTGCAATTCATTGAAGAGGATTTAGATGGAGCATTGAAGAGCTTTGATGACATTCTACCACGGTAgttgagagaaaagaagaaagctgaAGAAGAGAATGAAAAGATCCGTTGAACAGAGCGCACCGTTTTGATTAGATGGAGCTGTGCTTGTGCAATGATTAGATGGAAGCTGTGAGCACCGTCTCGCACCGTTTCATCATAGATCGTTGAGCGAAGGCTACACGGACACCCCAGGAACAGTACACGCACGCCTTGGATTTTTTAATGAAACGGTGCGTCTCAAAATTGTTTCAGCTCTTTCAAATTGAATTGTGTTGGCTTTGAAGGTGTCCATGAACAGTACCCAACACAcgtttttgtttaatgaaacGGTGCGTTAAGCTTGGGTTTAGCTCTTTTCATTCCTGCATTTCCCCTCAGCGTTTTTGTGTCTACTGTACCACGTGGATCCCAGCAATTcacaaatgcaaatgcacaGACGTAGCAATAATCCggatccaaacacattctaaaGGATGTTTGGCAAGTTTATAAGTTTAGTAAAACTAGTAGTCCCTGTAGAACTACTGTACTAAAACAGTTGGGCAGGTGTGCTCAATTACTAATTCAATACCACTAATCTTAGCCACCAAGTCGACActgcttttatatttttctttagctTGACCCGTGATGAGAGGTCTATGCAATTTCGTAGGCCAGAGGATGTGTTCCATTCGGACTTCTAAACTGTGACAATGACATTtgcccccaaaaaagaaaagtcagaGATGGAGGGCTACATGATGAGAGCAGATAAGCACCTCTCGTTTGCGATACACAAAGTCGCTTTTGCACTGTAATAGGACGAAAACTGGGCCGTGTGGAGGGTCCCTACTGTAGGAAGTGTACGTTTCAGTGATGTGTGAACTTTGTTGCATTGAAAGTTTGCAAATACTTGGAGAGGAATGCATAAgagaaaccaaaaaagaaaaaggaaattctATTACTTACTCAACAAGAAATAACACCCAACAGTCAGCCCaacaattttctatatataacgTAGATCGGAATTGTTATTTCATTagcaaaaattttcttctaacAATTCAAAGAAGGtttcagaagagaaaaatgaTGATGAAGGGGGAAACATGGTCTCAACTAGGCTCACTGATTGCGACCGCAATGTTTCTTTGGGCGATGTTTGacaaatattttccttaccaTCTTCGTGGCCCTATCCTAACTTATAGTAAGAAATTGGCAAGTTTCGTGTATCCTTATATCCAAATTAAGTTCCAAGAATTCACTGGCGAGTATCTTAAGCGTAATGAAGCCTATACTGCCATTGAAACATACCTCAGTAACAAGTCCTCCACCGAAGCTAAAAGTCTTAAAGCTGTAGTTGTCAGAGACAGCAATCAACCTGTACAACTGAGCATGGATGAGAACGAAGAGATTACAGATGAATTTGAAGGGATCAAGGTTTGGTGGGCTGCAAAGTCAATCACCCCAAGAACACAGTCAAATCCTTTCTACCCAGAGACGGAGGAGAAGAGGTATTACAAGCTCACTTTCCATAAATCTCACCGAGAAATTCTTTGTGGGAAATACATCAATCATGTGCTGCAAGAAGGGAAGGCGATAACGGTGAGAAATCGACAAAGAAAGTTGTGCATCAACAATCCTAGTCAGAATTGGGGTGGCTACAAATCGCGCAAGTGGAGCCATGTGACTTTTGAGCACCCAGCAAGTTTTGACACTTTGGCCATGGAgtcaaagaaaaaggaagaaatcaTCAATGACCTTATTAAGTTCAGCCAGGGGAAAGAGTATTATGCTAAGATTGGCAAGGCCTGGAAGCGTGGCTATCTTCTTTATGGTCCTCCTGGAACTGGTAAGTCTAGCATGATTGCTGCCATGGCTAACTTCATGAACTACGATATCTATGATCTTGAATTGACAACGGTTAAGGACAACACGGAGCTGAGGAGGCTTTTGATCGAAACGACAAGTAAGTCTATTATTGTGATTGAAGATATTGATTGCTCACTTGATCTTACGGGtcaacgaaaaaagaaaaaggagcaAGTGAATGATGAGGAAAAGAAGGACCCTGCTAGTAAAATGGCCAAAGGAGAAGAGGAAAGTAATAGTAAGGTCACACTCTCTGGTTTGTTGAATTTTATAGATGGGCTCTGGTCGGCTTGTGGGGGAGAGAGGATCATTGTTTTCACTACTAATTATGTGGAAAAACTTGATCCGGCTCTCATTAGGAGGGGACGTATGGACAAGCACATAGAAATGTCCTATTGTGGCTTTGAAGCATTCAAGGTTCTTGccaaaaattatttgaatattGACTCACACCCTTTGTTTGTGACTATTGGCCACTTGTTGGAGGAAACGAATATTACTCCAGCTGATGTTGCTGAGAATTTGATGCCTAAGTCACTGACTGATGATGCTGAGACTTGTTTGGAGAAATTGATTGAAGCTATTAAGACCGCCAAAGAGGAGGCAATAAAGAAGGCTGAGGAAGAGGCGCGGTTAAAGgcagagaaagaagagaaagagaagcaaAAAACTACTCAAGAAGATGCGGAAGTTGATGATGAGGCTTTAGCTAAAGAAGTGAAAGAGAATGGTGTTGAAGTTGTGATAGAAGATAAGACATTGGCTAAAGAGGTTAATGAAAATGGAGTCACTGCCTGAAGTAAACTAGGATACAATTATGACTGAAGTGATTAGGTGTTATTGTGCGCTCTGCGTTATGTATAATAAAATAGGTTGAATAGACGTTGTGTAATAAATAGAATAGCTTGATGTAGTAGGTATTTGTGTAATaggttcataaaaaaaaaaaatataatataattgtgGTGGTCTGAAATGTCTCAAATACTACGGGTTATTTGTTTCTTCTGATCAACACAATATATAATAGTACTGTCATCTTTTAAATCTTTCATTTGGCATATTAAATTCTTGATAACATAGGCTTGATATTgtgatctttattttttttgaagagaaaagaaactacCCCTTTCAAGAGTTACCGACTTTTGAAAGGTATAAGTTGGGTGATATTGTACCTGTGTCCCCTCTCCTCAGTAAAGTGTGTGTTAGTCtagtttcttctcaaaaaaagaaaaaagaaaaaagaaaagaaaagagactaTCACGTGAATTCTTTAATTCAATTTCATGGGTCATTCTACTATAacccttatattttttttagtgggtaCGGTACCCACCAAATCTACCCCTAATACTAGTAGTGACAGTTGATTTGAGTTTGGTGTGAAACCTGTTACCGGTAGGTCAGTATATAAAAGCCAGAAACAGCAACGAAAAACGGGTGGGTACCTCTCAACTTCCTATCCTCTCTCGTCTCGTGTGCTCCCTCTTTCTCCTTCCCTTAAAAAAGCTCAGATTGCTTCTTCCTCTCCCATGTCCGTCAATTTCTTCACTTCATCCCATCGGCGTCCTCATTTTACTCACCGCTGAGGGTTTCTTAAAGGAtcaaattgttttgattttgtttaagGTAAGTATCAAACAAATCCCTAATTTCTCTGTCATTGTTTTGTTCCCCTTGAAAGAATTTTGGAATTTCGCTCTTAAATTTCATTTCACTGTAACACGTTGGCACACTTCTGCGCTGGTGATGTACcaattttgttctttcttataagTGGCACAGAAAGTATTTGTTGAAATGCTTCTTAGGGATTCAGTTTTTCCAAAACTTGTTGTTGTGGCTTTGTGTTCTGCTCATTAGGGGGTGTGGGTTCTTGTTAGTGTGgtgttgaaattttatttttatttttatttttattggttagTAGAGGAAAAAGGCAACACCTGTGTATTTAAGGTGGAAGGGTTTTTTatgaagaaataatttttttcttttatgtccTAGGGAGGACGCGGGTATAGAGTTGCTATTTCTTTGTTTCTATTTCATTTCTATTCTATGTGATGTACATCTAAGCTGTAATTCTGTAGCTGTTGCAGTGTCTTGgaatcaaattttgatttttgttttgagtgtTTTCTAGTTTTAAAGTTTGAGAGCTTTTGTGTTGCATTTTGGCTAGTACAGAATTGGGttttttgtactttttcttGCTATTTGTCTTGTTTTAAGAATAGCATCTCAGGTTATTTCTGGTGTCTTTGCTAATAAAATTTTctgacttatcaaaaaaaaaaaaaatttaacttattGTAGATGAAAATAAcgaaattttttgaaacatcCTGTAATTTTATATTGACATATTGAATCAGTCAATAGCATTTTCGGATGGCTAACTAGGGTAAAACGGACTGCTACTTTTGATGCTAGTGCTTACTTAATGGCTAGGTTTTCTTTATGACTGTCTCACTAGGTAAATTGAGTTGTATCATATTCATATCTTCATATCAACAGatgcttattttatttcttgaaaatttgttCATATGAAATAAAGAGAGCAGGATCCTCAGGCAAATGCTGTTGAGAACATTTCTAATGCCATTAGTTATGTTTAGTGCTTAGTCTAGAGTGTTGATACACAAATAAATTATAGAACTTGAAAGATTCAtactaaattttcttttctttttcatttagtACTCTGAGGTCAAAGCACCGGATGGATgatttgtgttttaattttaattaggcAAGATAAccaagaatgaaaaagaaaatttacagGAAAATTAGGAGCAATTCTTAACTAGTAAGtttttcttacaaatttttttccttaactaGTAAGggattctcttttgtttttgttttgttttgttttttttttcttttttacaaaattattgtttggcTTTGTTTTATGCCCAGAAGCTACTTGATTATTTCATTAAGTCATTCATGTAATTatactattaattattttttaacctGCTAGTGGACATGTTGATTATTAGCTCTGCACATTccctttatttaaatttgtattgttgagttttcaaaaaaaaatatttgtaaaagcAAAGTAACGTTGTTTTGTAGAATTTTGTGCACTTTTTGCGAAGCTCTCAATTCCTGATTTTAGTTAAACTTTGGACTGCGTATAATCTTAGCATTGATCTATATACATTAgatacataaatatattttattttaatactatttttggGAATGCATAGGAGATATTTGTGAAATTGTTTATTACAAACTTTGAAGTGACTTTAAGCTATTTTTTATGCATGTTGTGCAGTCTCGAGGGTAATTTGTTAGATTGAGAAATGCACCAGGCTGCTCTCTAAATTGGCTAATTCCCTTCACTTCCCACTCACAGAAAATAAGGATCCAATTCAGGGGAGGGatgtatttgtttttgaatttcttctaTGTGAGGGatgtattaatttttgaaattctttttatGGGACAGATGTATTATAATGTTGTTGCTTGCCTTTTTCAGTAGCATGTCCTATGGTGTTCAAAGAACACACTCTTTTTGACATATGGAACTTCTCCAAGTGCTTATTTGACAGTAAGCTTTGCGTAGCTTACTGCTTTAAAGTTTTATGGCTATAAACATTCTATGTTGAACATTGCACTCTATCTTGTTTAACAGAATTTTATGAAGTGTATTGTAAGAGTAACCTTGGCTAATTTAGTTCCTACTCTTTTTAGCTAAACACCTACGATAAAGGTATGTATTAGATAGCTCATATTGCTATTAAAACAATACAGGTCAGACCTGTCAGGTCCTCTGTATTAGATAGCTCATATTGCTATTTAAACAATACAGGTCCTCTTTATTTGTTACGAGAATCACAATGCTAAAGGGTTGCTCTCTGACTCTCTATATTAGTTAGTCTCTGACTCTCtgtaattgaaattttatttgtctttttttcttttcttttcttcttcttgttgtccaaaaaattgaattgtttttaggTATTGGGAACCTTATTACTTTGCATTAGTAGGATTTGGGAACAGTGAAATTAGATGATGAGATGAGATTGAAGGAGAAATAGGAGCTGagagcttgaaaaaaaaataccgtGTTGATTATGTTCAGTACCAAAGGGAAGCTTCTTTTAGTATTCCATTGATTTCAGGTTTATACTTccattacaacatttttttttgtcatttttttttcctagtaaaAAGAGCAGTGTGCATGAAATTGTCGGATTGTAAGCAATTTGGCACAAGTTAAGCTTGGAGAAAGAGCTTAGTTTCCATTACATGTTCATTTCCTTATAATTTATGGGTGCCATCCTTTGTTTCTCTTAGGTAGTTATGAAGAATCTGATTTATGGTTCTAAATTTTGATAAGAGAGTTTTATTAATGATATCATGTATATTTTATGTCAAAGTCTCCAACCCCAATGAAGATGGAATATTATAGATTTATGGGCCTGTATCAATTATCTTTGTAATTAATAGAGAGATGATGAACTCcactagggttttttttttttttagtaagcaTTAGTTGGTGCAGTTTTGcagtacagtttttttttttttttttttttttttttaagaaatagaTTAAAAGAGCATATATTGGTaagatttaaatataaatattttaaaattatctgAAGGTGTTTGAAACTAATACAttaaacaaatatcaatttttcctttGGCATCAAAGTTTAAACCTCAAAGAATGACAAGAGAGAAGTTTCCGTTAAGATGGTTTCCTTCCTTTTATAGTACTGAAATACCTGTCCTCTCTCTTATTTGGTCTGCAGGTTGTAATGCTAAACTTCTCTCATCTTACTTGTCTATGAGAATCCCCATATGTGATCTTGACGCCAGAACTTTCCTTTTAGTAAATATAATTGAGCTATTTTATTATGATTCATAATGTTGTTATCACCTCCTTGATATTTTCCCCCTTCAGTTCTGATTTGATAATACCATTCTATGAAATAAAGCAAGGACAATCCATTGGGAGTTAATGCATTGAAGTGGTGCTAAAGGACTCGGCTTTGTCACAAATATAAGCAGTGCTTATGGTCATATTTGGTCTGGAGAGAGGAATTGCAAATGATGAAAAACCTGTAATTGATAAGGTTTACTCCCCCCAACCCCCAATTGAATTAACAGCTTGTGCAAACCTTGATTAAAGCTGGGATGGAAACTTTCTTTTATATGATGAATATTGTAAATACTATTGCAGTTTCATAGCATCGATTAGGTTAATAGATTTTTCAATCTATTTGTTTAATTACTATAAATAAGTTCAtagcatcatttttttttaagtagagaTACTTTAAATCAAtgctttaaaaagtttttattctCTTCTCCCAAGTTGATATCTTCTTTGTCTAATTctcttgtctttctctctcacccCGGTTTGTGGGTGGGGGTAGTAGCTTCCGACTGATTCGCATATTTAATATAAGCTATCAGAACTatgttttttgataaaaatatatatatacaataagcTACCTGAAACTATGGAAAACCAAATAGACATATGATGTATGCAATCTTAGCTATATGATGTATCTAAATTATGTAATTGACCTCAAAAGACAATTCTGTCccgaactttttttttttctctcttctttccctttctctctcttgtctctATTCCTTTTCCCCTTTCTTAAACTCTGTTCCCTAAGTTCTCCCTCAGATCTCTCTCTTTAAAACCAAATCAGAAAATACCCATTTCAAAAGCCAACCTTCTTGCTCGCCGGAGATCATGATTGACCGGTTGGTGGTGTTGGATAGAGATGGTGGCAGGCTCAGCGAGGTTGGGTCTAGGAAATCATGCCATGGCCGAAGCGTGGTGGTCAGGGATGTGGTGGTCGACACTTTTGAGGACAAATCTGTAATTTTACAAAATGAAGATAGTTTTGGTCTTGCTCTGGATATGTCTATAGGGTCATGTCTAGACTCAAGACTCCAGTTTCAAGGCTTGATCTTTGGGAGATGAAGAAGTTTCTTCTGAGGTTCCTAACGACTGTTGACCACCTTTATATTATCAAATTTCTTTGCTTCCTAAGTCATATTTGGTTTGTTAGTACTTATTAGACGAAATTGCGATTTATATCATTTGAGAAAGTTTTGGTTATATCCTTTAAAGTTTGCTAGCCTGTGGGTTTCGCCAATTAGAAAGAGAGATCTAGAGGAGGAAAGGAACAgtgacaaaagaaagaaagggaaagaagagggaaaaaaaaaagttaggaatTGAGGACTAAATTGGCAGGTTTTAGAATGTTTTGGATCTAGTTGATATTATCACAAATCTCAGGGTAGGTTTGTGAAATTTACCCTACAATTGTTATTGCCAATTTGGTCTTGCAAATAAAggttttagggggtattttggtctttttaaaatttcaagggtcttttagtcatttttaggttctaagagtatttcggttatttttttttaggttttaagaccattttagtcatttttaaggttctaagggtattttgataaattttttaggttctaagggtaTTCTAGTAAAATTAAAGGGTttcggggggtattttggtcattttttttggtttcgatggtattttggtaaatttttaggtttcaaagtaTATTAAagccattttttaggttttaaggtcATTTCAgtcaatttttaagtttcaaggtcatgtggtaattttttttcctaggggtatgttggtcattttttaggcttcattgttatttgggtcattttttaggttttatggtaattttggttttttttttttttttaagtttcaaggtcatttggtcaatttttttgttctaggggtattttcgtcatttttaaagttttgtgattatttcggtcattttttgggttttatagtaattttggtttttttttttatttaatttttttataaagttttagGGTGATTCTATAAttttaggttctaagggtattttggtcattttttaggttttaggggtatggTTATtggtgaggaaaaaaaaagaaaaggaatcaTCGAATATGACAAAAGTATCACCAAATGTGGGAAATGTACAGTCTAATGTGATGTTAGTGTTGCCTAATGTGACAATAGAaccattaaatgtgagaaaaagagaaggggaccaccaaatgtgacaaaagtacagttacatgtgatgttggtactgtacaatgtgaggatgacactgccaaatgtgaaaaaaaaaaaattaaagtacaaccaaatatgagaaaagtacagtcaaatatgaaattggtaCTACATAATGTGACAATAGAACTATCATTtgcgagaaaaaaaaattgaactaccAAACGTAACAAAAGTATAATCACATGTGATTTTGGTATTACACAATTTGAATATGGTACTATCAAATGTTAGGAAAAAATACGAGTACAATAAAATGCGGCAAAAGTACTGTCATATGTGTTGTTGGTATTACTTAATGTGATAATGAAattatcaaatgtgagaaaaaaaaatggagctatcgaatgtgacaaaagtatgaTCACATAAGATGTTAGTACTACCCAAATCTCAATATGACGATGAAGCTGTCAaatgtgaataaaaaataaagtaccacCGAATGTGAGAAAAGTACTGTCAAATAAGATGTTAGTGTTGCCTAATGTGAcaatgaaaccatcaaatgtgagaaaaaaaatagagaacaattgaatgtgacaaaagtacagttacATGTAATGTTGGGAATGCACAATTTGAGGGTGGTACTATctaatgtgagaaaaaaatacgAGTACAACCGAATGTGGCAAAAGTAAGAttaaatgtgatgttagtattGCCCAATGTGACAATGAAAtcgttaaatgtgagaaaaaaaaactaccaaatgtgacaaaagtacagccacatgtgatgttagtactatccaatgtgacaatggaacaatcaaatgtgagaaaaaaaaaaaaggaaccaccgaatgtgacaaaagtatagtTACATATGATATTAGTACTACACATTATGAGGATGGTACCATTAAATGTGAGAAGAATTAagggaaccatcgaatgtgacaaaagtatagtCACATATAATGTTagtactgcacaatgtgagcatggtactatcaaatgtgatgttttgGTAACCTGGTATAGTAGGTTGCCTACTAGTGGGTGTTGTACCCCAAAAAAATGGGTATCGTAGGATTACCCCAATTTCATTAATCAAGCATGATAGGGAATGATGTCGCAGACTTAAAAGTACTACGGTGTCATTTTACCAACTAAGAGATTAAAGAACCGAGATATGAAACGCAGTCGTATTGCTTACAGGATTGGTTATTGCCAGTCTACATGCGTCTTCACTAATACGTACACATCAGAAAATCATCAGTTAGTTTTGGAATCTCAACGACTAGTAAATTTGTATGTTAATTGTTATTAGCTCAGTTAGAGTTTTTTTTCGCGATTAGATGTATAATGCCTTAAACTAATTGTAATTATTTAGTTTCGTGAAATCATTCATTCTCTCAAATCTCATTCTCTTGCTTCTCTGTAATTCTATTATCTTCAAGCTCTCTATTTCAGTCTTCAATCTCTAAAAATTGCCTTTCATATTATACTGTTATTAATCTTTGCAAATCTTTCAGAGGGAATGTGAAAGGGAAGTTCGATCCAATGATACATGAAATGTTATGGGAATAGAGAGTGATTGTGTTGTTATTTGTTAATTcacatttaattaatttgtaaaactGGCATTTGAGATTTCTGTATTAGTTTGATGTATGGGCAACAATTTAGATTGGGTCTAACTGATTGAGCCTTACTTGTATGAGTTTCAACTCCAAATGTAAAACCTCAACGGTTGTTGAAATGCTCAAAGCGTCAGAGGTTGTTAAATTTGAACTTCCATTGATGTGTTTGAATGGCAGGATCATgtgaatttggatttggttattaaaattcaaatattttgtttgaaTAGTTCCAACTGGAGTTTACTTTGGCAATGCGAGTGACTTTCCCCCTTTTTGGGATTTCGCAGTTTGCTTCGATTCCTCCAATTCCTTTGGTTTTGGATTCAATCTCAAGTCGAAAGATGctacgtctacaacattttta
This genomic stretch from Castanea sativa cultivar Marrone di Chiusa Pesio chromosome 1, ASM4071231v1 harbors:
- the LOC142610647 gene encoding AAA-ATPase ASD, mitochondrial-like encodes the protein MMMKGETWSQLGSLIATAMFLWAMFDKYFPYHLRGPILTYSKKLASFVYPYIQIKFQEFTGEYLKRNEAYTAIETYLSNKSSTEAKSLKAVVVRDSNQPVQLSMDENEEITDEFEGIKVWWAAKSITPRTQSNPFYPETEEKRYYKLTFHKSHREILCGKYINHVLQEGKAITVRNRQRKLCINNPSQNWGGYKSRKWSHVTFEHPASFDTLAMESKKKEEIINDLIKFSQGKEYYAKIGKAWKRGYLLYGPPGTGKSSMIAAMANFMNYDIYDLELTTVKDNTELRRLLIETTSKSIIVIEDIDCSLDLTGQRKKKKEQVNDEEKKDPASKMAKGEEESNSKVTLSGLLNFIDGLWSACGGERIIVFTTNYVEKLDPALIRRGRMDKHIEMSYCGFEAFKVLAKNYLNIDSHPLFVTIGHLLEETNITPADVAENLMPKSLTDDAETCLEKLIEAIKTAKEEAIKKAEEEARLKAEKEEKEKQKTTQEDAEVDDEALAKEVKENGVEVVIEDKTLAKEVNENGVTA